The following nucleotide sequence is from Archocentrus centrarchus isolate MPI-CPG fArcCen1 chromosome 18, fArcCen1, whole genome shotgun sequence.
GCTTCACACTGGATACGAAAAATGGCAAAAACCACTTGATGATCGCAGATTTACAGATTTCTGACTCAGCAACTTACTACTGTATGAGCTcctatttaaacattttaatatttttagaaaGCATTACTGTCATTGTTGAAGATGCGGATTCAAATGTCCAAGCTTTGCTCCTTCAATCATCTTCTGAGACCCTCCAGCCAGGAGGCTCTGTGACTCTGAACTGTACAGTCCACACCCTGACATGTGGTGGAAAACAGAGCATTTACTGGTTCAAACGCTCAGAAAAATCCCATCCAGGACTCATTTACACCCATGCAGGCATAAATGATCAGTGTGAGAGGaaagctgacacacaaacaaacacctgTGTCTACAACCTGCCGATGAATAACCTGAATGTTTCTCATGCTGGGACCTACTACTGTGCTGTTGCTTCATGTGGACACATACTGTTTGGAAATGGGACCAAGCTGGACTTTGAACGTGAGTAACATCATGACTGAGCTCACTAAAAGTAGTTCCCACTCAACTTCTAAAACCAGAAAATGTAATGAAAGGTCTGTTTCTGATATGTGACTTCCTGCAGACGATGCTGGTGCTTATTTCTCGCCATTCTGGAGCAGTGCCTTTGCGTTCACCTCCATCCTGTGTGTATTGCTGGCTTTCACACTGTGTATGATGGGCCAGAAATGCTGCCGTAAATCTTCAGGTaactggtgttttgttgttagcTCACAGCTTATTCCATAATTGTGAATTTTGAATCcaacagcttttattttctgtgttgcagAGTCTGAAGCCAGTCCCTTCAAAGCAGATGCAAAGGTGACTTATTACAGTTCAGTTACCATTTACTATCATAAAAATCAAtctttttatattaataaatattttgttgCCAGGGTTTCCAAGTGGCAGAAAAGATCTTTGTTGCTGCCTTAAGTGTCAACCTGAGCAACAGATCAAGAAGTCAGAGGGATCACACCTGGAGTGAATGTGTGTACTACAGTGTAAAGCAGTAGAACAACACACAGCGGTAGAATTGGACGTGTCTCATTTGTTGACAAGATGTTCTTCTCTTGAGATCTTTTTATGAACTGTATAATAACGCATGCACATGTTCATGATGCCATGGTTATTTTCCCAGTAAATGATTTTATAACTTCAGTGTAGGTTGAAGGTGAAGATCAAAATGATACAACAATCATGCAGAAAAGCACAATTGtatacttgtttgtttttgttctttgtatcATCCTTGTCTATCAATAAAATcttctataattttttttgtaaatgttatGTTACTGAAGATCAATAAATAATCAAACATTAAAGACCTTCAAGCTTGAGACTATATCACTGGATTGAAAATGCACACAGTCCAGTTCAGTCCAGTGTCTCTGTGTATGTGGGCCATTGTCATTATATTAGCAAAGACTTGAATATATAAAACACTGACTGGAAATATTTAAAGTCACAGTTTACACATGGCAGAAAGTCTTAACAGTCACAGACTGCTATATGTAATATCAGACCACAGGTGAAAACAACTTTGtatattgctttttttaaacaggcCTCATGAAGATTAAAATTCTCTTTTTCAAGAAAGCCCAATAAGCAATAAGCAACAATACACAACaacatgcaaatgcaaaaatattgttAGTGCaatatacactcctgatcaaaatcttaagaccagttaaaaaattgcaagaatttgcattttgcactattggatcttaagaaggttctaagtagagattcacaatgctaaaagaataAATCAGCGCAAGAGACAAAatcttttgagcagggaattttttgaacactgcatttacactcaaacatgatttttttcagctgatcaaaagtttaagaccataggCTTTAACAGCCAAAAGCCGTGCAAAATTttggattccatgtcattttctgtcaagtctttacactgtcaaaacctcctgatggcaaaagcgaaaaagctcactgactttgaacgtggtaggattgttgagctgcataagcaAGGCCTCTCACAATGTGCCATCGCTGCTGAGGTTGAACGcagtaagacagtcattttgcattttttaaatgatcctgagggttatggaacaaaaagGTTGAGTGGTAGACccaaaaaaatttcaccagTGCCGAGCCGCAAGATCCGATTGGCTGTCCATCAAGACACGGGACGATCCTCTacccaaattaaggccattattggtgctgactgcagcccAATAACCATAAGATGGCATCTGCGAGGGAAaggcttcagaaacaaaaaaacgtcTTCAAAGGCCACGTCTTCTTCAACACCACAAAATTGAGTGTTTGGACATTACACGGGTGCACCAAACATGGGACATTGAAAGGTGGACGAAAGTTGTCttctctgatgagaaaaaatgtaaacttgatggtcctgatggcttccaacgttactggcatgacaaggagatcccacctgagatgttttctacacggcacagtggggggggggggggggggggggggggggggcatcatgATTTGGGGTGCGTTTTCCTTCAAtggagcttcaggttgtgcagGGGCGTCAATGTAGTGGAGATGTTGCAGTGGGCATCCCTCATGACTGAGGGCCCTTGTCTGTGGggtaatgactgggtttttcaacaggacaatgctgcagttcacGATGCCCACCTGACAAAGGACTTCTTCCAGGAAAATCACTCTTTCGGACCACCctgcatgttcccctgatctaaatccaatcgagaacatttggggatggatggcaagggaagtttgcaaaaatggacatcagttccagacagtggatgcccttcgtgaagccatcttcaacacttggagcaacgttcccactagcctcctggaaacactggcatcaagcatgcctaaaTAATTGAAGTGATCAACAAGAATGGTGGAGCTACtcattactgagtccttttttctgacactttgatttctgttttgagggggttttcaggtttttttgagctatggtcttaaacttttgatcagctgaaaaaatcatgtttgagtgtaaatgcagttttcaaaaaattccctgctcaaaagtttttgtctcttgcgccgatttcttcttttagcattgtgaagctctacttagaaccttcttaagatccaacagtgcaaaatgcaaattcttgcaatttttttactggtcttaagattttgatcaggatgtCTGAATGTAAGAAAGTTCTTACTTATAGataaaagtgctgtacaatatgGATCTCTGAGACTGGGTGAAGAAAACTCTGAGTATAAAGTACACTACCTTGCCTGAAGGATTtgctcatctgtcttcacacccatatgaatttgagtgactTCCcgttcttaatccacagggtttaatatattatcagcccaccctttgcagctatatcAGCTTAAACTCTTCCGGcaaggctttccacaaagtcTAGGATTGTGTTTATAGGAACAGACAcagatgttggatgagaaggcctggctcacagtctctgctctaattcatcccaaaggtgttctatcaggttggggtgaaggccagtcaagttcttctacaccaaacttgctcatccatgtatTTATGGACCTTGGttttgcactggtgtgcagttatGTTGGAACttgaaggggccatccccaaactgttcccataaAGTTGGGAGTATGAAATTGTCCGAacgtcttggtatgctgaagcattaagagttcctttcactggaactaaggggccaagcccaactcctgaaaaacaaccccaaatgCCAAAAattccccctccaccaaactttacacttggcacaatgcagtacCGTTCTTCTGGCAACcatcaaacccagactcatccatcaaaTTGccaaactgaaaagtgtgattcatcactccagagaacacgtctccactgctctagagtccagtggcggcgtgctttacaccactgcatctaaTTTGCAGTCCACATGTTTGTATTTATGATGTATGATTTATGCTGTATAGtctatttaaaaattgtcttcACTTATCCTCTATGTTTTTGGTATCAATGTATTACATTTAGACTACTCTCCACTCTGTATGAAGATCTGTATTTGTGTTCACATGCCCCCTTTCCTAATTTGGGCATTGGGCGTTATTAACCACATGACCATTTTGAGTTGTGGGCGGGATTTTATACATGTGTACTGCATTTCCTCATTAAATCTGAAGAAGGGCATTGTGGCCTGAAACATCAAATTTGAAGGTCTTTATGGAGTAAATTTTTTATCCCAGGAGCGTTCTGGTGTGAggactttcttcctttctgctattgtaactgtttttgttcctgcacccttttACTATTGGATGTGCGTCTTCAGcctgctgagttgctgttgttcccaattgcttccactttattataataccactatttcatgactggacttgttgcacagatgACATCCTAAAGCAGTAACACGCTGGAATTGTCTGAGCTCCTAAGAGTGACTAAAATCTCacaagcagtctgcatgcctaggtgtttAGTTTTATATACCTGCAGCTatagaagtgattggaacagcTGAATTCAATGACTTCAATGGGTGAGTgaatccacccatccatccaatcTTTTCAGCTTATACTGTTCAGGGTCCAGGGGATGAGGGGGATCGGGgttgggggctggagcctatcctagctgacgagaggcagggtacatcatACAAGGTATTTACCATCAATACCAATTTGGTTGTCAACCCATACAAGTTTGTCTCTTTGCTCAGTGATCCACTACAATTCTATAATATGTGAAACTCTCATGTCAAGCACTGGTTACACTACGCTGGATCTCCTTCACTGGGTTAAGATGGTTACTCATCCACTTGAATCTTATTGTGGGGTAGAGGAGGAAGGTTTAGGCTACTAAACTTCTCAAGCAGGGTTGGTGGAAAGTGAGGATTATTGACATGAATTCTGGACCATTTCTTGTGTAGTTAGAGCTAGACTTGCATAAGGAAGGATGAAAGCACTTTCAGTCATcagaaagacaagaaaatgtTACATAACTGTGTGTACATTACATTATACTTATACATTCTGGAAAGGTCACTGCGTGTTCagagatcacacacacataaaagcaATGCTGGACAGATCAccagtctattgcagggctgttacacagagagacacagtcAACCAtaccactcacattcatacctaagCCCAATttctaaacacaaaacatgcaTGGATTTATACTGTGGGAGCACCCACAGAACACCCAcccagaaacaataaaaaaacaaaacaaaacatgaaatctCCACCCTGAATGGCCATAATATTgtttaacaaaaacagaataaaacaagaTTATCATTTTGCTTTTGTAGAGCGTCACTTTGTCACTGACATGTTTCAGTTAGGTTTCTGGTTGAATAAAATGTCTacatctaaaaagaaaaacaacttacCACAGCTCAGAGTGATGATAACAATGTTGCTGTGATAAAATGCCCACAATTACTCATTGTATTCAAAAGTGGAATGCCATACTGAAAAGAATGTATGTGTCTGCTATTGGTCACAATATAGATGTAGCTATCAGATATCTTCTACATCAGGGGTTCTCACACTTTTTCAGTATGTGAGCTACTTATAAAATGACCAAGTCGAAATGATCAACCCactaaaaaaatgcaaaacctttttttttctttacaaatataTTGAGGATTCTTTATATGTGCAATGTATGTTGATGTACCTTGCATAACCCCATGACCCAATATTGCACTACACAACATAATTAACTATGTACATTTTTTATCATTACCTGAGTTTACTCTGATGACTTGCACTTAATTGAATCAGCCAGGGATGCATAGTCCATAGAAACTTGCTCATGCAACAAGTCAGGCTCCCTACAGGAGCACCTGCTCCCTCTGTAGATTAAAAAGGGCTTAATTTAAGGAAAGACTGCTAGTTGTACTGTAAGCAGATTTTCCACCTAAGTCACTTTGACCCTTTAAGTGAAAAACCTAGCAAATCCACAGGCAGCTTTTATCTAATACTGGCCACGGCCCGCACAGTCAGTTCATCTGTTTTAGCCACCATTTTGTCctcattctttcagctgcatatCAACAGCCTTTTCAAATGTGCATGCTTTGAAGCAGGATGTTCTCTGCCATCTATTCACAAGCTAGTCTATTCAAGTAAAACAGCGCTTACTATGACTACACTCAAGACGCATCCTTGACCAATCTGGACAGCTTCATAGAAGACTAACCACCGCTTTTGCATCAGGTGTGAGAAAGCAAAGGTGATTGGGCCTTAATGCTGCTCATAATCAATGTTCTGAAAGATTGATAGAGTTGGACTTAATGATCTTCATGTGTGAAAAGGCTAACTCACATAAATAAGTGGAGCCAAATAATGCAGTCAAGGAGGTCTTAAgtataagagaaaaaaaacaagggctAAAAATTGGAGGTAACTCGCTGCCTAGCTTGTTAGTTTTGTTGCACATAGCGCCGTTGATTGCGCAGTGACCTGAGTGTCAGAAAAATTCAGGtgtcatctgattggctgccctgtATATCAATCAAGTGATGGGATAGATGATAGGttgatgtctgttttttttttaaagtcatgcgATCTATCAATACTACCTTTGTGATCGACTGGTAGATCACGATTGACGTATTGAGCACCCCTGTTCTACATGGATCCTATTGATCTCAGATGCTGAGCTAATGGTAGCTAAATGTCTCAGACTGAGAGGTCAAGATGGAGCTTGGTGTGCGAACAATCCAAAAGAACTGTGGATCCAAATATTGACCCAAGTTCAGGTAGGGGCC
It contains:
- the LOC115797265 gene encoding uncharacterized protein LOC115797265 — protein: MASPLLGFCLTMLFSGDLAHMTDVKRPTCVHQDSSFLSCKTSDSLTLNCFYKGDVAARLYWYKQQLGQKPKLISTFYTYENSTFYGEFRNNPRFTLDTKNGKNHLMIADLQISDSATYYCMSSYLNILIFLESITVIVEDADSNVQALLLQSSSETLQPGGSVTLNCTVHTLTCGGKQSIYWFKRSEKSHPGLIYTHAGINDQCERKADTQTNTCVYNLPMNNLNVSHAGTYYCAVASCGHILFGNGTKLDFEHDAGAYFSPFWSSAFAFTSILCVLLAFTLCMMGQKCCRKSSESEASPFKADAKGFQVAEKIFVAALSVNLSNRSRSQRDHTWSECVYYSVKQ